Proteins encoded by one window of Juglans regia cultivar Chandler chromosome 15, Walnut 2.0, whole genome shotgun sequence:
- the LOC108990351 gene encoding probable carbohydrate esterase At4g34215 has product MFLFVIFFVLVTHIGSIMPGELKPDNIFLLAGQSNMAGRGGVYNDTVANLLKWDGLVPPQCTPTPKILTLSLNKTWEIAREPLHKEIDNLKTCGVGPGMPFSNQILAERPDFGVIGLVPCAIGGTKIEQWQKGTILYNQLMDRARAASQSGGRICALLWYQGESDCGEQDATLYKGRLEKFFNDVREDLNSPYLPINLVVISSGEGEFLTSVRDAQLNINLSNFNSVDSVGSTFIADHLHLDTRSAVRIGQKLADSFLYIISPRSN; this is encoded by the exons ATGTTTCTCTTCGTTATCTTCTTCGTCCTTGTTACTCATATTGGTTCTATTATGCCTGGCGAGCTCAAACCCGACAACATATTCCTCTTAGCAGGACAAAGCAACATGGCTGGTCGAGGAGGTGTCTATAATGACACTGTAGCCAACTTGCTCAAGTGGGATGGACTGGTTCCTCCACAATGCACTCCCACTCCCAAAATCCTCACACTCTCTTTAAACAAGACTTGGGAGATAGCTCGTGAACCTCTCCATAAGGAAATTGATAATCTGAAGACCTGCGGGGTGGGACCAGGAATGCCCTTTTCCAACCAAATATTGGCAGAACGACCAGACTTTGGCGTGATTGGTTTGGTCCCTTGCGCAATAGGAGGAACAAAGATAGAACAGTGGCAAAAGGGTACAATACTGTATAATCAGTTGATGGATAGGGCAAGAGCTGCAAGCCAAAGTGGTGGACGTATTTGTGCACTGCTTTGGTATCAAGGAGAGAGTGATTGTGGAGAGCAAGACGCCACGCTCTATAAGGGAAGGCTGGAGAAGTTTTTCAATGATGTTCGAGAAGATCTCAACTCTCCTTACCTCCCTATTAACttg GTTGTAATTTCTAGTGGAGAAGGAGAGTTCCTAACATCTGTAAGAGATGCTCAGCTGAATATAAACCTGAGTAATTTCAATAGCGTTGATTCTGTGGGCTCAACCTTTATAGCAGATCATCTGCATTTGGATACACGTTCTGCTGTTCGCATTGGTCAAAAGCTAGCTGATAGTTTTCTATACATCATTAGCCCTAGAAGTAATTAA